A genomic stretch from Mya arenaria isolate MELC-2E11 chromosome 10, ASM2691426v1 includes:
- the LOC128207036 gene encoding uncharacterized protein LOC128207036 produces MRVLLVCLGLALVLALAEGAAFQRTGKNTARTSLLAAKLASLRGFKRQGGPTGDSGQNGENGEGSVGVDGDGGSMGSSTEYEPAFSYYLWLDDLCRDFSMMRGYISKNLCPPPTSENSLTGALDVTYAKDICPRVIDLSDSFVERGLLKVEDETIWIAIDGFLQKHLDLFKCSLAHVGAGIRELFGGLDEEALDEEFFECSLKLENFSEEEKAFYEEVGELHKMVEDHFNDNQGENPDKKKLRSLLQTMLRNLEKRRR; encoded by the exons ATGCGGGTGCTTCTTGTCTGCCTTGGCTTGGCGTTGGTTCTTGCTTTAGCAGAAGGAGCTGCTTTTCAACGTACCGGGAAAAATACTGCAAGAACATCCTTGCTTGCAGCGAAACTAGCATCCCTCCGCGGATTCAAGAGACAGGGCGGCCCTACGGGCGATAGTGGACAGAATGGAGAAAATGGCGAAGGTTCCGTTGGCGTTGACGGAGACGGCGGTAGTATGGGCAGTTCGACAGAAT ATGAGCCTGCGTTCTCTTACT ATTTATGGCTTGATGACCTGTGCAGAGATTTTTCAATGATGAGGGGATATATTTCAA AGAACCTCTGTCCACCGCCAACGAGCGAGAATTCGTTGACAGGCGCACTTGACGTCACTTACGCTAAAGATATCTGCCCCAGAGTTATCGATCTAAGTGACAGTTTCGTCGAAAGG GGCCTATTGAAAGTAGAAGATGAGACCATTTGGATCGCCATCGATGGGTTTTTGCAGAAACACCTGGATCTATTTAAAT GCAGCCTTGCACATGTCGGTGCCGGAATCAGGGAGTTATTCGGTGGATTGGACGAGGAAGCCC TTGACGAGGAGTTTTTTGAGTGTTCTCTAAAGCTTGAAAACTTTTCGGAAGAGGAGAAAGCATTTTACGAGGAAGTAGGCGAGCTTCACAAAATGGTAGAGGACCACTTCAATGACAACCAAGGAGAGAATCCAGATAAAAAGAAGCTGCGCTCGCTGCTGCAAACCATGTTGCGAAATCTGGAGAAACGG CGCCGCTAG